The sequence below is a genomic window from Parasteatoda tepidariorum isolate YZ-2023 unplaced genomic scaffold, CAS_Ptep_4.0 HiC_scaffold_415, whole genome shotgun sequence.
CTATTAGCTACGAAAgatttccattttttacaggATCCTTTAATCCAGtataaagctatttttgaaTCGGTGTACAAAAAAACATCCGATATTCGTTTTTGAtccattatttgttttactttgttAGCCAATCGGGCTAACAATAAGGCACCTAGAAGCTCCAATCTCGGTAAAGTCATTTTTCTTAAGGGCGCAACACGGCATTTAGATGTAAGCAATTTTACTTCTatggtattttcttttaaaaatctaatataaattgACGCGCCATAAGCTTTTGCACTCGCGTCGCAAAATCCATGCATCTCCAGTATTGCGTTTTCCTCATCAGAGCAAGAGTTCGGCACATATCGAGGAAccttcgcattttttaaaacaggaaTCTCAGAACACCACTGAACCCACTGCTCTTTGATGTTAAGTGGAAGTTCGTCGTCCCACGATATACCTTTTGACCACAATTCTTGCATTAAACACTTTATTCTTAACGTATATGGAACTAACAACCCTAGCGGATCGTATATTTTTCCTATCATTCTCATGAGCGATCGCTTAGTATTTTCTTGAAAGGGTATATCTGATATGTTCGGCATATCCAAAATGAAGTTATCGTCCTCTATGTTCCACGTCATCCCTAAAACTTTAGTTGGATGTGTTTCTATGTTGTTTGGATCACTTTGAAAACCTTCATTTTTCCACAGTTGCCTCAAAATGTCGCTGTTAGTCTTCCATTTTCGCAATACCATGCTAGCCTTTTCCATGATACTTAGAGATTCTTTAGAAACAGTTAGAGCTTCTTCCAAACTGTCCGCTCCCGAAATGAAATCATCTACGTAAAAGGATCGACGCAAACAGTCTGTAGTAAGGGGATACATGTCTTGAAATAACTTCAGGTGTTTCCTTATTGTCGCAGAAAGAAGAAACGGGCTGCTTGTTACACCGAAGAGCACTCGGCTGAATCTATAAGTTTGAAGAATTCCATCTTCCTTCCACAGGAATCTTACAGCGTCTCTATCTTTTTCAGAAAGTGATACCTGTAGGAAAGCTTTCTCAATATCGGCGATAAAGGCGATTTTGTTCAACCTGAAGCTTATTAATATATCGAAAATCTTGGAATTAAGATTTTCTCCAACCCACAGGCAGTCATTCAGGCTTAAACTTTTGAAATCCTTACTCGAACTCGCATCAAAAACTATGCGCAATTTTGTAGTCTGACTTTCCTCTCTGATAACCGGTTGATGTGGTAAATAATAGACAGCTCTATCGTTAGGTTTAGTTGCTTCAGtaactttttcaataatgttctgatttttatattcaaGCAAAGTGTTCGAATATTCTAAGTGGAGATCAGAATCTCTTTGAAATCTTTTCATAAgtgaatttaatcttttttccgcaactttaaaattatcattgagCTCTCTCCAATCTCTTTTCCAAGGTAACTCTACCTCATACCGGTTATTTTTATACCGCACAGTTTTTTCAAAGGTTTCTAAGGATTGCTCTAACTCATTAAACCCAGGATCGTCCTTAATCCCTATTGATTCAAGttcccaaaattttttaatatcgcTTTCTAAATCATTACAATCGTAAATTAGTCCACAATGAGTTTTTTGCGGATTCTCACATGCAGACCTTGAAACTGTACCTGTGGCTATATAGCCAAAGacagaattttgtaattttaaattcgtaTCGGGAATTTCAATTTGTccgaattttaatatttcatagaaaatcTCAGCTCCTAATAAAACATCGATCTTTCCAGGTTGGTAGAATTTGGGATCcgctaaatttacattttcggGAATGCAGTTAATTGGAAATGCAATACGATTAGTTGGGATAGCATCCGATATGCTAGATACGCATAAAAACtctaatgaaaaattgaaaccaaATCCATTAGAAATCACTgcgtttattttagattttacatttattctaGCATTACTTAAACCCGAAACCGTAAAAGAaaccttttccttttttatgcCCAATAAATCTGCCAACTCAGTTCTAATAAAACATGACATACTCCCTTGATCTAATAAAGCTCGAACCTTTATTAATTCTCCACaacaatttattatgaataaattagcggtcgaaagaaaaacaattttttcatgattcatTCTCTGCACAGATGTGGCAGAAAATGTGTTTTGATTATTCGAAGAATTGAAACTATCTGCATTTGGATTAAGTTTCGACGGCGCCAACATTTCCTGGGAGTTCGGAATCGAAAATGAATCACCAGTTGTTTTGACTTCATTAtcgttttgtttataattttcaaaatgaagcaTCACGGAATgttttttatggcatttttgACAGCGATAATTAGATGagcaattttttactgaatgccgttttaagcaattaaaacaaaGATTGTTCTTTCTTACAAATTCGTATCTTTCATGCAcggaaagagaaataaattcagGACATTTATACAATCCGTGTAATTCCTCTCGATTACATTTAATGCatcgtaaattattttttttctcgtttgttGATACcatactaataattttattttgcgaatTGCGGTTTAATTTCCCTTCtttcattttactattttgaagGGTTCTAGCTTGACCTTGTAGAAAAGAAAGTAATTGATTTAGTGTACCGAATTCGTCGgaattctttaattctttttcccACCAGTAACGAAGCGacttatcaaatttttcaacaattatgaGAACTATCAttgtttctgataaattttCCACTTTATTTTCTAACACATCTAGCGATCTAACGCACTCGTTTGTTATGTCTATTGAATTCAAAATCGAACTAGCTGTTTCAGGGATATTCGGTTGATTcacaagttttttaataatagcattTAATAGCTCACGTTTATTCGAATATCTTTCTTCTAATAATTTCCACGCGATATCGAAATTTGCTTCCGAAatggaaattgaatttattacccTTATTGCTTCATCTTTACAACTACCTTTAATATATTGCAATTTCATAGCGTTAGAAATggatttgttttcaattacactagctttaaatatatctttgaaCATTATCCAATTTTCGATTTTACCATTAAAGGTTGGAATCGAAAGTGTTggtaattttatatcattaatgcTACCGCTTATTACAGGTGTAGTTAAATTCAAAGATTCGCCCTTGATTTCGAACAGTTGACggttaatcattatttttaattcatcgaTAGAATCATcaatattatctttttcttcCATATAACCATCTAACTCGTCCGAACTACAAGCTTCAAAACTTCCAttaaacactaattttaaatcatttgaaatttcattagttttagtTTCAGAAAGTTTTAATTGTATACTATCAACACTTTTTAACGTGGACGCAACTTTATCTTTATGCCGCGTTAAAGCggatttcaaaactttttttcttatttttaatgcgtccattttaaaatatgcaatttcagGCTGACAACGGACCATCTGAACAATATTCGATCAGAGAAACTTTTTAGCtggttcatttttttgttttttaccacAATAAAGGACACACGACTTGCTCATCCtccatcttttttatttctatttcactTAACACACATGACTCTTCCCAGCGCCATCTcttgatctttttttaattaatttggcgCGGGAACAAACGTATTTTatcattcttcaaaaaattaaaaaaatagttcagcaCCCAATGACAAATCCACTTTTTTCGCTATATAAAATTCGTCATCAGCTAATTTGATCCCTTTAGGAATATTCAAAATCGAAATATTAATTGACTTGGGGGGCATCTTGTCAGTTATTTTGGGAACAACAAGTAACTCAACTTCCCATTCCGAGTCATTTTCTAAATTCGACAATCGAGTTTTGATTTGcgattttacatttaaagaaacatcACTGATTCCACTAATTggaacaaaaactttttctttttttttaatcctaataCATTCATGACCTCAGAAGTACAAAAATTGCAAGATGAAGCAGATTCAAGAACCGCTCGAAACGGTTTCAAATTACTACAGGCATCGCGAAGATAAACAACTGCAGTATTTATGAATACTAATTTATTACTCTTTCCTGACGCCATCTAAGTTGTGAATGTGGGAGCAGGGGATTGTTCGAATTCGTTCGacgaagaattatttttcaaggcTACTTCTccttctttcaaaatttcatttttatgcaatagTGAATGGTGAGAATCATTTTTACAGACAAAACAAACTAATCTGTTAGCTTTACACTGAGCTATTAAGTGCGTTTGAGAAAGGCATTTAATGCAGAGTTTGTTTtcgtttacaaaattaaatttctccgAAACTGGTAAGCTTTTGAAGGGCAATGATAAATAGGATGTGTTTCGTTACACAAAATACAGTTTCGATAAGTATTGGTTTTGGTGaagaaagtttttgaatttttaggaCGATTAAATTGATTTGATAGTTTAACAACATTGTTCTGCTTTGGAaaactatttctatttatttcttcaagaattcgaattctttcttccaaaaaatttaaaaaatcatctaatttcgggattttattaaattttacacttaGTTCAAAAGCTTTTCTTGATTCTTTAtctaatttatgtaataaaatatttaaaactaaaacatctGACAAATTATTACGATCGAATTCTAGTACTGTTAAGGATCGTAAGCATCTTTTTACATTGTCAAATAATGCCCGTAATTGTGATGTgttattgtgttattttttcaaaatttaataagctaTTGATAAAAGCTTCCACAACTGCTCTTTTATTCTCATACCTGCTATTAAGTGCAGAAAACAGAGATTAAAACGCGTCTTGACAAGATTCCAACAATTCTTCTTCTCCTGATGCAGAGCAAGGAGTCCCAAAATAGAAAGTGCGCTAAAAACATCGATAAAGTGAGCCAAAGGGTGAGTTTGGCGTAGTCCCCTCTAGCTGTAGGGGTTGCACCCATTTAGGAATCAATTGAAGCTGTACCTGAGTGTTGGAAGGTGACCTGTTTTTAGAGATGACGCCCTGGTGAGTGAATCCTAGATTCTTTCCCCTTTTGTATTACTTAATGTTAAGGTATCAATATGTATTCAAGAATAATTTGaatcattaaattcttaatttaacgtttatatgtttattagatttttaactcaaattaaCATGATACATACTAAAGTGATATCAATAGGTGTATCACTCCTTTAAGAGATGCTTTgagataaaataagtttttgtgtatcattcaattctttattgtttgttaccgataattgaaatgaattgcattttaaagtttttgaaatcttcatattttccataaaattgtGGTAAGGATAAATCTGGCAATTTATAACTacaattagaaataatgtttgcttctttagttttatctttatcattaattttgcaTTCAGAAAGAGAAATTCGAAATCTTACTTCTAAATCTTCTATTTTCTCGTCTAGTTCTTCAGTTAAACTAAGATTATCCTTCAAATCGATATCTTCTGGAAGTTGAGTGTAATCAACTATCAATTGCTTTGCAATGTTTTGTAGGTCCAGTAACGAATTTAGTTTTGTGTTTAGTATAACTTCACGATTCAGTTCCACTTCATCGGCTTTCAATTCATCAAGAAATGTTAACAACTT
It includes:
- the LOC110283045 gene encoding uncharacterized protein, producing the protein MDWFEEHSSDFQVMSWPQNSLDLNPIEHLWSYLENQILAATLPPRNVRELQDQLASACPHYLHFLTIELSWDRTVGPMQPEKNMASLISLNSQRGVIKAKLGKLLTFLDELKADEVELNREVILNTKLNSLLDLQNIAKQLIVDYTQLPEDIDLKDNLSLTEELDEKIEDLEMVRCQPEIAYFKMDALKIRKKVLKSALTRHKDKVASTLKSVDSIQLKLSETKTNEISNDLKLVFNGSFEACSSDELDGYMEEKDNIDDSIDELKIMINRQLFEIKGESLNLTTPVISGSINDIKLPTLSIPTFNGKIENWIMFKDIFKASVIENKSISNAMKLQYIKGSCKDEAIRVINSISISEANFDIAWKLLEERYSNKRELLNAIIKKLVNQPNIPETASSILNSIDITNECVRSLDVLENKVENLSETMIVLIIVEKFDKSLRYWWEKELKNSDEFGTLNQLLSFLQGQARTLQNSKMKEGKLNRNSQNKIISMVSTNEKKNNLRCIKCNREELHGLYKCPEFISLSVHERYEFVRKNNLCFNCLKRHSVKNCSSNYRCQKCHKKHSVMLHFENYKQNDNEVKTTGDSFSIPNSQEMLAPSKLNPNADSFNSSNNQNTFSATSVQRMNHEKIVFLSTANLFIINCCGELIKVRALLDQGSMSCFIRTELADLLGIKKEKVSFTVSGLSNARINVKSKINAVISNGFGFNFSLEFLCVSSISDAIPTNRIAFPINCIPENVNLADPKFYQPGKIDVLLGAEIFYEILKFGQIEIPDTNLKLQNSVFGYIATGTVSRSACENPQKTHCGLIYDCNDLESDIKKFWELESIGIKDDPGFNELEQSLETFEKTVRYKNNRYEVELPWKRDWRELNDNFKVAEKRLNSLMKRFQRDSDLHLEYSNTLLEYKNQNIIEKVTEATKPNDRAVYYLPHQPVIREESQTTKLRIVFDASSSKDFKSLSLNDCLWVGENLNSKIFDILISFRLNKIAFIADIEKAFLQVSLSEKDRDAVRFLWKEDGILQTYRFSRVLFGVTSSPFLLSATIRKHLKLFQDMYPLTTDCLRRSFYVDDFISGADSLEEALTVSKESLSIMEKASMVLRKWKTNSDILRQLWKNEGFQSDPNNIETHPTKVLGMTWNIEDDNFILDMPNISDIPFQENTKRSLMRMIGKIYDPLGLLVPYTLRIKCLMQELWSKGISWDDELPLNIKEQWVQWCSEIPVLKNAKVPRYVPNSCSDEENAILEMHGFCDASAKAYGASIYIRFLKENTIEVKLLTSKCRVAPLRKMTLPRLELLGALLLARLANKVKQIMDQKRISDVFLYTDSKIALYWIKGSCKKWKSFVANRVTEIQKLTDTNSWSHCAGKNNPADFVTRGTSAEFLLGNDVWWNGPQFLRDKTDLSTDGDLMSVSIDDISDELKKNNDIDDFQFNFTCLNHDSIIDDILKL